The Rhodopirellula halodulae genome has a segment encoding these proteins:
- a CDS encoding nucleoside hydrolase, with the protein MRPTFLCFALSLAAVGSCLTFSHSAHADKPVQLIFDTDLGNDVDDALAMGCIHALQSRGECELLAVTITKDHELAAAFADVINTFYGRGEIPIGVCRSDVTNGKGRFNGLAEIQDNGKDRFPHDLRSGKDAPDAVNLLRRTLASAEDNSVVIAQVGFSTNLANLLDAPADDISPMTGRELVEKKVQKLSVMAGAFTQIKNDKGQLYDHKEYNVIKDIPAAQKLAKEWPTPILWSGYEIGIALRYPHESIEQDYGYVEHHPLAEAYIAYMPPPHDRPTWDLTCVLQLVRPDRDYFGLTPVGTVTVADDGLTTFEEDPSGRDQYFTLNELQIARTVEALQLLSSEPPHQQ; encoded by the coding sequence ATGCGTCCAACGTTCCTTTGTTTCGCTCTTTCGCTGGCCGCCGTCGGCTCTTGCCTAACGTTCAGCCACAGCGCCCACGCGGACAAACCCGTTCAACTGATTTTCGACACGGACCTTGGCAACGATGTCGACGATGCCTTGGCGATGGGCTGCATCCACGCGCTGCAGTCACGCGGCGAATGTGAACTGCTGGCCGTCACGATCACCAAGGACCACGAGTTGGCCGCCGCATTCGCGGATGTGATCAATACCTTTTACGGCCGAGGCGAAATTCCCATCGGAGTTTGCCGCAGCGATGTAACCAACGGAAAAGGTCGCTTCAACGGCTTGGCGGAGATCCAAGACAACGGCAAGGACCGTTTTCCGCACGACCTGCGAAGCGGCAAAGACGCCCCCGATGCCGTCAACCTGCTGCGACGAACCTTGGCCTCCGCGGAAGACAACAGTGTTGTGATTGCTCAAGTCGGTTTTTCGACCAACCTTGCCAATTTGCTGGACGCTCCCGCCGATGACATCAGCCCGATGACCGGTCGTGAATTGGTCGAGAAAAAGGTTCAAAAACTCAGTGTCATGGCCGGTGCATTCACGCAAATCAAAAATGACAAAGGCCAGTTGTACGACCACAAGGAATACAACGTCATCAAGGACATCCCTGCCGCACAAAAGCTGGCGAAGGAATGGCCCACGCCGATTTTGTGGAGTGGTTACGAAATTGGCATCGCGCTCCGCTATCCGCACGAGAGCATCGAACAGGACTACGGCTACGTCGAACATCATCCATTGGCCGAAGCCTACATCGCTTACATGCCGCCGCCCCACGATCGTCCCACTTGGGATTTGACTTGTGTGCTGCAGTTGGTGCGTCCCGATCGCGACTACTTTGGATTGACTCCCGTGGGCACCGTGACCGTCGCCGACGATGGATTGACCACATTTGAAGAAGATCCTTCTGGACGCGATCAGTACTTCACACTCAACGAATTGCAAATCGCGAGAACCGTGGAAGCCTTGCAGTTGTTGTCCAGCGAGCCTCCTCACCAACAATGA
- a CDS encoding zinc ribbon domain-containing protein — protein MKPSLISLRCDHCGAPIDVKPKAKFVTCGYCRASLAIHHTGSSYSTETIEELRETTEALVKDVQQIKRSTELNRLDDEWERERLRLLGTNKHGRQITSPPNTVVSTIVFAGVILFAIFWTIMASMMFAPMAFFGLIFIVFAIVGMISTHNAKGKYDAAHRRYQRERTSLIREIQGDN, from the coding sequence ATGAAACCGAGTTTAATCTCGCTTCGTTGTGATCACTGCGGGGCTCCTATCGACGTGAAGCCCAAAGCCAAGTTTGTGACCTGCGGTTATTGCCGGGCCAGCTTGGCAATTCACCATACCGGATCGTCTTATTCGACCGAAACGATCGAGGAGCTTCGCGAAACCACCGAAGCTCTCGTCAAAGACGTCCAGCAGATCAAACGCAGCACCGAACTCAATCGGCTCGACGACGAATGGGAACGTGAGCGGTTGCGTTTACTAGGAACGAACAAACACGGACGACAAATCACCTCGCCACCGAACACCGTGGTATCGACGATTGTCTTTGCGGGAGTGATCCTCTTCGCGATCTTTTGGACGATCATGGCGTCGATGATGTTTGCACCGATGGCATTCTTCGGCTTGATCTTCATCGTCTTCGCCATCGTGGGCATGATCAGCACTCACAACGCAAAAGGCAAATACGACGCGGCCCATCGGCGATACCAACGCGAGCGAACCAGTCTGATTCGCGAAATTCAGGGCGACAACTAG
- a CDS encoding deoxyhypusine synthase family protein → MNVTDFLETHFRHFNARELLASAKAYGEFINGGGKMMVTLAGAMSTGELGLSLAEMIRQGKVHAITCTAANLEEDIFNLVAHDEYEIVENWRALSAEDEVKLRDQGFNRVTDTCIPETVMRHLEDRLVPMWEKAAKENAARMPVEYMFELLDDEGLVQHYQIPRENSWVAAAKDAGIPVFTPGFEDSTLGNIYTAHVIDGSVPGHGGYASGTKQMEQLAHWYEDTMKDPIGFFQIGGGIAGDFPICVVPMLIQDLKRDIPLWRYFCQISDATTSYGGYSGAVPNEKITWYKIDAESPKFMIQSDASICVPLVFAHVLGW, encoded by the coding sequence ATGAATGTCACGGACTTTCTGGAAACCCACTTTCGTCACTTCAACGCCCGTGAGTTGCTGGCCTCTGCCAAAGCCTATGGAGAGTTCATCAATGGCGGCGGCAAGATGATGGTGACACTCGCGGGGGCGATGAGCACCGGTGAGCTGGGACTGTCTTTGGCTGAGATGATCCGCCAAGGAAAGGTTCACGCGATCACTTGCACCGCGGCGAACTTGGAGGAAGACATCTTCAACCTGGTGGCTCACGACGAGTACGAGATCGTAGAAAACTGGCGAGCTTTGTCGGCGGAAGACGAGGTGAAGTTGCGCGACCAAGGTTTCAATCGTGTGACCGACACCTGCATTCCCGAAACCGTCATGCGTCACCTCGAAGACCGCTTGGTGCCGATGTGGGAAAAGGCCGCGAAAGAGAATGCGGCTCGGATGCCTGTCGAATACATGTTTGAATTGCTGGACGACGAGGGGCTGGTCCAGCACTACCAAATCCCTCGCGAAAATAGCTGGGTCGCGGCAGCCAAGGACGCGGGCATCCCAGTTTTCACGCCGGGGTTCGAAGACAGCACCCTGGGCAATATCTACACGGCTCACGTGATTGATGGCAGCGTTCCCGGCCACGGTGGCTATGCGTCCGGTACCAAGCAAATGGAGCAGTTGGCTCATTGGTACGAGGACACGATGAAAGACCCGATTGGGTTCTTCCAAATTGGTGGCGGAATCGCGGGGGACTTTCCGATCTGCGTTGTTCCCATGTTGATCCAAGACCTGAAACGCGACATCCCGCTGTGGCGTTACTTTTGCCAGATCAGCGATGCCACGACCAGCTACGGCGGATACAGCGGCGCCGTGCCGAACGAAAAGATCACTTGGTACAAGATCGACGCGGAATCGCCCAAGTTCATGATCCAAAGCGATGCATCGATTTGTGTACCGTTGGTCTTCGCCCACGTGTTGGGGTGGTAG
- a CDS encoding adenylate cyclase, translating to MNKLNPQQLSLNSPRRRWIRTSATVLILGMLMGLAWKPRLLSETYLRDASHVLINDENLLPIGEAASQEVLDQSQSQKAASPRHLWYVGGFPLDAYQTKFSLNEGRDGLETWGVFGTAMWIDAWFCCGILALAGIAAFFYEPGCKPWRLLWTPTGSTNRRYQVSLVGLTIVGLLATVWHFHSTQSRLRFLRQQGLTTLTCSTKHPMIARLPLKYRGPWTHASRVQCTPRTNFNELNWNHYPSLEFVSLYGNLSANQLTAMEDLSWMTTLRWYGIPRIESSNQLLQELPDLRCVSLSFHLPEERLQSDQPTQLRVDSQRLLSSLAVRKIPRAAINTEELLSPSLLTLDIQTTGPSPKQWVFEEAPSLQSLTLRHERERRSLTPEIIDLTVRVMPSLTTLSLDAGIPMKLSLMELPRLVHLQGIDSHSMRFTRGDSDNAYTLWASELHLSNLSSMSHLEVSGENFENWTVKDCPRLYEVVVRRPRTGMMMFRRQASRFGEPREVFGSEMWASIMGPRHSQIPSVPKNLIAWASSFPYLQSLNLSGLNLRQCDLDHLHKNAFLKSLTLDYCQFDSSQLRSLRGVKSIRELSVSGSEVDQSIVPELLSMHNEWEALELPWETFDDIRIADQPKLKRAFLTRTLRAKTVELENLDSFVSRIRIAAGAERIRLVNLPCLSEVSIRRPRTSDLVVQNVPNLLSFTLERGVLSAETLKSLTQSRQLHSLILPGTQIPEDLASNFPNWPGLQEINAIATPIRDQDLAHLPSLKSLRRVRLDNTQLTAKGLTHLGRCDRLQSLSLVGLDLSSSAFEPLLGLSWLMELSVNDSIVLPQELDSVRMAPEDWATGERNPQLANSWPPGFTRSLDAAREFFRRGPARGARRNWVANEETDSNERGPSRPKRPTIDAT from the coding sequence ATGAACAAGCTCAACCCACAACAGCTCTCGCTGAACTCTCCGCGACGTCGCTGGATACGGACATCCGCAACTGTGTTGATTCTCGGCATGCTCATGGGGCTTGCTTGGAAACCACGCTTGCTTTCGGAAACGTATCTGCGAGACGCCTCGCACGTCTTGATAAACGATGAGAACCTGTTGCCGATCGGCGAAGCGGCTTCGCAAGAGGTACTCGATCAGTCACAAAGTCAAAAGGCCGCCTCACCACGGCACCTTTGGTACGTCGGCGGCTTCCCGCTGGACGCCTACCAAACCAAGTTCTCATTGAACGAAGGCCGCGACGGTTTGGAAACGTGGGGTGTCTTTGGCACCGCAATGTGGATCGACGCTTGGTTCTGCTGCGGCATCCTGGCGTTGGCGGGCATCGCGGCTTTTTTCTACGAACCCGGCTGCAAACCATGGCGATTGCTTTGGACGCCAACGGGTTCCACGAACCGTCGCTATCAAGTCAGTTTGGTCGGCTTGACGATCGTTGGATTGCTGGCAACGGTTTGGCATTTTCACAGCACCCAATCGCGACTTCGGTTTCTGCGTCAACAAGGTTTGACGACGCTGACGTGCTCGACCAAACACCCAATGATCGCGCGGTTGCCGCTGAAGTATCGCGGTCCTTGGACCCACGCATCGCGAGTGCAATGCACGCCGCGAACGAACTTCAACGAACTGAATTGGAATCACTACCCATCGCTCGAATTTGTTTCGCTCTACGGAAATCTGAGTGCGAACCAACTGACGGCGATGGAAGATCTGTCGTGGATGACGACACTTCGTTGGTACGGCATCCCACGAATTGAATCGAGCAACCAACTGCTGCAGGAGCTGCCTGATCTGCGTTGCGTCTCGTTGTCGTTCCATTTGCCAGAGGAACGACTCCAGTCAGATCAGCCCACGCAACTTCGTGTTGACTCACAGCGTTTGCTTTCTTCGCTTGCCGTCCGGAAGATCCCACGGGCCGCAATCAATACAGAGGAACTTCTGTCGCCATCGTTGCTGACGTTGGACATCCAAACCACCGGCCCCAGCCCAAAGCAATGGGTGTTTGAAGAAGCTCCCAGTTTGCAATCGCTGACCCTGCGTCACGAACGCGAACGCCGAAGCTTGACTCCCGAAATCATCGACCTGACCGTCCGAGTGATGCCGTCGCTGACCACGTTGTCGCTGGACGCGGGCATCCCGATGAAACTCAGTCTGATGGAATTGCCACGCTTGGTTCATTTGCAGGGGATCGATTCGCACTCCATGCGGTTCACCCGGGGTGACAGTGACAACGCGTACACGCTATGGGCTTCCGAGCTTCACCTGTCGAACCTGTCATCAATGTCTCACCTGGAAGTTTCGGGCGAGAACTTTGAAAACTGGACCGTGAAGGACTGCCCACGACTCTACGAAGTCGTCGTGCGTCGTCCGCGAACGGGCATGATGATGTTCCGTCGTCAGGCGTCTCGATTTGGTGAACCTCGCGAGGTATTCGGCAGCGAGATGTGGGCGTCAATCATGGGGCCTCGACACAGCCAAATTCCATCGGTTCCCAAGAACCTGATCGCATGGGCGTCTTCGTTCCCATATTTGCAATCACTCAATCTGTCGGGATTGAACTTGCGGCAATGCGACTTGGATCACCTGCACAAGAACGCCTTTTTGAAATCGCTGACGCTGGATTACTGCCAGTTCGACTCGTCGCAACTGCGCAGCCTTCGTGGCGTGAAATCGATTCGAGAGTTATCGGTCAGCGGCAGCGAAGTGGATCAATCCATCGTTCCTGAATTGCTCTCCATGCACAACGAATGGGAAGCCTTGGAACTGCCGTGGGAAACGTTCGACGACATTCGCATCGCGGATCAGCCGAAATTGAAGCGAGCTTTCTTGACTCGTACGTTGCGTGCAAAGACCGTCGAACTGGAAAATTTGGACTCGTTCGTCAGCCGGATCAGAATCGCTGCGGGTGCAGAACGCATTCGATTGGTGAACTTGCCATGCTTGAGCGAGGTTTCCATTCGTCGCCCCCGAACGTCTGATCTCGTTGTTCAGAACGTTCCCAACTTGCTTTCCTTCACGTTGGAACGAGGCGTCTTGTCGGCGGAAACGTTGAAAAGTTTGACTCAGTCGCGACAGCTTCACTCGTTGATCTTGCCCGGAACGCAAATTCCAGAAGACCTGGCCTCCAATTTCCCGAATTGGCCCGGTCTGCAAGAGATCAACGCCATCGCGACCCCCATTCGCGACCAAGATTTGGCTCATCTGCCAAGTTTGAAAAGTCTTCGCCGCGTGCGGCTGGACAACACACAATTGACAGCAAAAGGCTTGACACACTTGGGACGCTGCGATCGGTTGCAGAGTCTTTCGCTGGTCGGTTTGGATCTCTCCAGTTCGGCGTTTGAGCCATTGCTTGGATTGTCTTGGTTGATGGAATTGTCCGTGAACGATTCCATTGTGCTGCCACAAGAACTCGACAGCGTTCGCATGGCACCGGAAGACTGGGCCACCGGCGAAAGAAATCCTCAATTGGCCAACAGTTGGCCACCGGGGTTCACACGCTCGCTTGACGCTGCCCGGGAATTCTTCCGTCGCGGACCGGCTCGCGGTGCTCGCCGGAACTGGGTTGCCAACGAAGAAACGGATTCCAACGAACGTGGCCCGTCGCGACCAAAGCGTCCGACGATTGATGCAACGTGA
- a CDS encoding S49 family peptidase, with amino-acid sequence MLLWIGGCSHPVRALVGGNMRIDGDMGVDGDIRMNGTMTTISKTDNTASPLRAVQLNPSSISSSQRIAIVDVDGLLVDRNFSGFGSMGENPVALFREKMSYIEADPSIAAVVLRINSPGGGVTASDMLAHQLNQLRTRRGIPVVACLMTTGTGGAYYLATHSDLIVAHPTSVVGGIGVILNNYNMEDTLGQFNIVSLPIKSGTKIDLGSPERMMQRDERDLLQSMATEFHQRFIDQVQQSRGEKLTIVPPASNDGDDSDEENAPEDESSKPAFAVPFDGRVFSGLKAKDMGLVDHTGYLDDAVRLAANLAGMADTPSLVLLRRDNDRAMSEFDVTPNTPMTSLLPIQIPGLDRSSMPTFLYLWQPDPSIVTAVGN; translated from the coding sequence ATGCTGCTGTGGATCGGTGGATGTTCTCATCCGGTCCGTGCCTTGGTGGGCGGCAACATGCGGATCGATGGTGACATGGGCGTTGATGGTGACATTCGAATGAATGGGACCATGACAACGATTAGCAAAACCGACAACACCGCCTCACCACTACGCGCCGTTCAACTCAACCCCTCCAGCATTTCGTCATCTCAAAGAATCGCAATTGTCGACGTGGATGGCCTTCTGGTGGATCGCAATTTCAGCGGCTTCGGATCGATGGGCGAAAACCCCGTCGCCTTGTTCCGTGAAAAGATGAGCTACATCGAAGCGGATCCATCCATCGCGGCGGTTGTGCTTCGGATCAATTCCCCCGGTGGTGGCGTGACCGCATCGGACATGCTGGCACATCAATTGAACCAACTGCGAACCCGTCGTGGAATTCCGGTGGTGGCTTGTCTAATGACGACCGGAACGGGTGGGGCTTACTACTTGGCCACCCATTCCGACCTGATTGTCGCTCACCCAACGTCCGTCGTGGGTGGCATTGGTGTCATCCTGAACAATTACAACATGGAAGACACGCTGGGCCAGTTCAACATCGTGTCACTACCCATCAAATCGGGCACTAAGATCGACCTGGGATCACCCGAGCGGATGATGCAGCGAGACGAACGTGATTTGCTTCAATCGATGGCGACGGAATTTCACCAGCGTTTCATCGATCAAGTCCAGCAGTCTCGCGGTGAGAAGCTGACCATCGTGCCGCCTGCGAGCAACGACGGAGACGACTCAGACGAAGAAAACGCCCCGGAAGACGAGTCATCGAAACCGGCGTTTGCAGTTCCGTTTGATGGACGAGTCTTCTCGGGCTTGAAAGCCAAGGACATGGGCTTGGTGGATCACACGGGCTATCTCGACGATGCCGTGCGGTTGGCGGCCAATTTGGCCGGCATGGCGGACACGCCGAGCTTGGTTCTCCTTCGGCGGGACAACGACCGAGCGATGTCAGAATTCGACGTGACGCCAAACACTCCGATGACATCGTTGTTGCCGATACAGATCCCTGGTTTGGATCGCAGTTCGATGCCGACTTTCTTGTACCTTTGGCAACCAGACCCGAGCATCGTGACCGCCGTTGGCAATTGA
- a CDS encoding WecB/TagA/CpsF family glycosyltransferase, producing MSSVPSVDSYSSTTPQSVPVVPPSSRLETQPGVDRRSQSSMDPHSPNSTANVSTLPPGVRDTVDVWDIPFDRLDMWQSVDAIDEMIAARAPQYVITANLNYCMLHHKMPELRPITQRAAMVLADGHPIVARSKFTDRPLPERVAGSELIVHLCSRASLRGYRVYFLGGEPGVAEKASARLKAMYPGLQIAGCESPPYRTLSEAEQAEQYARIRDSKTDLLFVAFGQPKGEKWIAEHAAKIGVPVSIQLGASFDFLAGTAKRAPKLFQSVGMEWAYRMMSDPRRLVPRYASNIGYLCSALMTDWKNQVKRWGMDMQS from the coding sequence ATGAGCTCGGTTCCCTCGGTCGATTCCTATTCCTCCACGACTCCCCAATCGGTTCCCGTCGTCCCACCAAGCTCGCGGTTGGAAACGCAGCCGGGCGTTGATCGTCGATCGCAATCGTCGATGGATCCGCACTCGCCCAACTCCACTGCGAACGTTTCGACGTTGCCACCGGGGGTGCGTGACACGGTCGATGTTTGGGACATTCCCTTTGATCGATTGGACATGTGGCAATCCGTCGACGCGATTGATGAGATGATCGCCGCCCGTGCACCCCAGTACGTGATCACAGCCAATCTGAACTACTGCATGCTGCATCACAAAATGCCGGAACTGCGTCCGATCACGCAGCGAGCGGCAATGGTGTTGGCCGATGGTCACCCAATCGTGGCCCGCAGCAAATTCACCGATCGTCCGCTGCCCGAACGAGTCGCCGGAAGCGAACTGATTGTGCACCTGTGCAGCCGAGCTTCGCTGCGTGGTTACCGCGTCTATTTCCTGGGCGGTGAACCCGGTGTCGCTGAAAAAGCTTCGGCACGCCTGAAGGCGATGTATCCAGGATTGCAGATCGCCGGTTGCGAATCGCCGCCCTATCGAACGTTGAGCGAAGCGGAGCAAGCCGAACAGTACGCCCGAATTCGCGATTCGAAGACCGATTTGCTATTCGTCGCGTTTGGCCAACCCAAGGGCGAAAAATGGATTGCCGAGCACGCAGCCAAAATTGGCGTTCCCGTCAGCATTCAACTGGGCGCATCGTTTGACTTCTTGGCCGGAACCGCGAAACGGGCTCCCAAGCTGTTTCAAAGCGTTGGAATGGAATGGGCGTATCGCATGATGAGCGATCCACGCCGTTTGGTGCCGCGATATGCTTCGAACATTGGCTATCTGTGCTCGGCTCTGATGACCGACTGGAAAAACCAAGTCAAACGCTGGGGAATGGACATGCAGTCCTAG
- a CDS encoding sulfatase — protein sequence MLIFTLEGFTPAAISAYGSSWNRTPTLDRIAAHGVTWNRVITPVTDPLEQWDRWASQLGEAAREIVVITDDERLLQRDSAAVFEEIVLVESEDESFGDDSDDDSPRTIEIEDTTLGRLTAVAADRLNQDQSVWLHSRFLTRHWDAPRELSDDFESHEAFDEEPYDESEDADEFGEVSQSSGTDADADADPLDETSPNDLAEVPWIISDTEPPDRILAANEDPDWITTWMRTYACQIKLVDAMMDVLLSLTADDTPLLISGTSGFALGQNGGIGHRTGPLRSCHLQVPLICSGGTGLRRRLLTSADDFAKLVNQRQLHVDDPLVPIETFLESSPPRQQSLETPTDEAENVSHVVIHRDASPVAVMTHEWFYIRSEDGPLMPDADDRGHLFLKPDDIDDFNNVIRLQRHEADRLHQFLLSDSNPAE from the coding sequence ATGCTGATCTTCACACTCGAAGGATTTACACCCGCCGCGATCTCGGCTTACGGATCGTCTTGGAACCGAACACCGACGCTGGATCGCATCGCTGCCCACGGCGTCACTTGGAATCGCGTGATCACCCCTGTGACCGATCCACTTGAGCAATGGGATCGATGGGCCAGCCAACTCGGCGAAGCGGCGCGAGAAATCGTGGTCATCACCGATGACGAACGATTGCTGCAACGTGATTCGGCGGCGGTGTTTGAAGAGATCGTGCTGGTTGAAAGCGAAGATGAAAGCTTCGGCGATGACTCAGACGACGACTCACCGCGGACCATTGAAATCGAAGACACCACACTCGGTCGCCTCACCGCGGTGGCGGCGGATCGCCTGAACCAAGACCAGTCCGTTTGGCTACACAGTCGCTTTTTGACCCGTCACTGGGATGCGCCGCGGGAACTCAGCGACGATTTTGAATCGCACGAAGCCTTTGACGAGGAACCGTACGACGAATCGGAGGACGCGGATGAGTTTGGAGAGGTGAGTCAATCGTCGGGCACCGACGCTGATGCAGACGCCGATCCGCTGGATGAGACGAGTCCAAACGACCTCGCAGAAGTGCCTTGGATCATCAGCGACACGGAGCCTCCCGATCGGATCCTCGCTGCCAACGAAGATCCCGATTGGATCACCACTTGGATGCGCACTTACGCGTGTCAAATCAAATTGGTCGACGCGATGATGGACGTGCTGCTGTCGCTGACTGCGGATGACACGCCTCTGCTGATCAGCGGCACGAGCGGGTTTGCTCTTGGACAAAATGGTGGCATCGGCCATCGCACGGGCCCTTTGCGCAGTTGTCATCTGCAGGTGCCGCTCATCTGTTCCGGCGGGACCGGACTACGCCGCCGCTTGCTGACTTCCGCCGACGATTTCGCAAAACTGGTCAACCAACGTCAATTGCATGTTGACGATCCATTGGTACCGATCGAGACATTTCTGGAAAGCAGCCCTCCGCGGCAGCAGTCCTTGGAGACGCCTACCGACGAGGCGGAAAACGTTTCTCACGTCGTGATTCATCGCGATGCATCCCCGGTAGCCGTGATGACGCATGAATGGTTTTACATTCGATCCGAAGACGGCCCTCTCATGCCGGACGCGGATGACCGAGGCCATTTGTTTTTAAAGCCAGACGACATCGACGATTTCAACAATGTCATTCGGCTGCAACGTCACGAAGCGGATCGTCTGCACCAATTCCTTTTAAGCGATTCCAATCCAGCGGAGTGA
- the ald gene encoding alanine dehydrogenase translates to MIVGVPSEIKTDEYRVGMLPVGVAELTAAGHRVLVQAGAGLGSGLPDHDYLRAGAELVASAEDVYSQAELVVKVKEPQPSEYGLIRSGQIVFTYFHFAASDSLTEAMLESGAMCLAYETLRDASGHLPLLTPMSEVAGRMSIQEGAKFLEKPQMGRGILLGGVPGVAPAHITILGGGIVGANAAKIAAGFQADVAILDVNLDRLRYLDDVMPANVNTLYSDRHNILEQLERADLVIGSVLIPGARAPKLVQAEDLRIMKPGAVVIDVAVDQGGCIETSRPTTHSEPTYIIDEVVHYCVANMPGAVGRTSTFALCNATMRWISKVAALGLSGVLNETSPLQSAINIHEGKILHEAVSSAYQK, encoded by the coding sequence ATGATTGTTGGCGTCCCATCTGAAATCAAAACGGACGAATACCGCGTTGGCATGCTGCCCGTCGGCGTGGCTGAACTAACCGCAGCGGGCCACCGCGTTCTGGTCCAAGCCGGGGCGGGGCTGGGTTCGGGACTGCCCGATCACGACTACTTGCGAGCCGGCGCGGAATTGGTCGCATCGGCCGAAGACGTGTATTCGCAAGCCGAGTTGGTCGTCAAAGTCAAAGAACCGCAACCGTCCGAGTACGGGCTGATCCGCTCTGGGCAAATCGTGTTCACGTACTTTCACTTCGCCGCCAGCGATTCTCTGACCGAAGCGATGTTGGAAAGCGGAGCCATGTGTTTGGCATACGAAACACTTCGCGACGCTTCCGGGCATCTACCGCTGCTCACGCCGATGAGCGAAGTCGCGGGGCGAATGAGCATTCAAGAGGGAGCGAAATTTCTCGAGAAGCCTCAGATGGGTCGCGGCATTTTGCTGGGTGGCGTCCCCGGCGTTGCCCCCGCCCACATCACGATCCTCGGCGGAGGCATCGTTGGTGCCAACGCTGCCAAAATCGCGGCGGGCTTCCAAGCCGATGTGGCGATCTTGGACGTCAATTTGGATCGTCTTCGCTACCTGGACGATGTCATGCCCGCCAACGTCAACACTTTGTACAGCGATCGACACAACATTCTGGAGCAACTCGAACGAGCCGATTTGGTGATTGGGTCGGTGCTGATCCCGGGTGCTCGTGCTCCAAAGTTGGTGCAGGCCGAAGACCTACGGATCATGAAACCGGGTGCGGTGGTCATCGACGTGGCGGTTGATCAAGGCGGGTGCATCGAAACCAGTCGCCCCACCACGCACAGCGAGCCCACGTACATCATTGACGAAGTTGTTCACTACTGCGTCGCCAACATGCCAGGTGCCGTTGGTCGAACCAGCACCTTCGCTCTTTGCAACGCGACCATGCGTTGGATCTCGAAAGTCGCTGCGTTGGGTTTGAGCGGCGTGTTGAACGAAACTAGCCCGCTGCAATCGGCCATCAACATCCACGAGGGCAAGATTCTGCACGAGGCCGTTTCATCGGCCTATCAAAAGTGA